A window from Sordaria macrospora chromosome 2, complete sequence encodes these proteins:
- a CDS encoding 66S preribosome component MAK16, with amino-acid sequence MSDEIVWQIINQQFCAFKLKTTKGNNFCRNEYNVSGFCNRQSCPLANSRYATVRTSPKGTIYLYIKTIERAHMPSKWWEKIKLSQNYAEALQQIEDRLQYFPKFLLHKCKQRLTRLVQVATRMRKLAAEEDRLGEKLVPKMAPKVKHREEARERKALIAAKLERTIERELLERLRQGMYGDQPLNCSESVWKKVLHGLEKEGEGTRDKDMDEGVEDEDEEEEEEEELEEEIEDGNVEYVSDFEETDDELNDIEDWLGSDDEDDAEDDDDEDDDDDDEGDSEEDTKKKTKAGDKRKRGKVTKMKARKKKEIEVEHETDREKLLAF; translated from the exons ATGTCTGACGAAATCGTCTGGCAGATCATCAACC AGCAGTTCTGTGCTTTCAAGCTCAAGACGACCAAGGGCAACAACTTCTGCAGAAATGAGTACAACGTCAGCGGCTTCTGCAACAGGCAGAGCTGCCCCCTAGCCAACTCCCGTTATGCGACCGTTAGAACCTCGCCCAAGGGCACAATATACCTTTACATCAAGACC ATTGAGAGAGCCCACATGCCCTCCAAATGGTGGGAGAAGATCAAGTTGTCCCAAAACTACGCCGAAGCCCTCCAGCAAATAGAGGACCGCCTCCAATACTTCCCCAaattcctcctccacaagtGCAAGCAGCGCCTCACCCGTCTCGTACAAGTCGCCACCCGCATGCGCAAActcgccgccgaggaggaccgTCTCGGCGAGAAGCTGGTGCCCAAGATGGCGCCCAAGGTCAAGCACCGCGAAGAGGCCAGAGAGCGCAAGGCCCTCATTGCCGCCAAGCTGGAGAGGACGATCGAGAGAGAGCTGCTGGAGCGTCTCAGGCAAGGAATGTACGGCGACCAGCCCCTCAACTGTTCCGAGTCTGTCTGGAAGAAGGTGCTGCACGgtctcgagaaggagggcgagggtaCCCgcgacaaggacatggatgagggtgtcgaggacgaggacgaggaggaagaggaggaggaagagctcgaggaggagatcgaggacGGCAATGTCGAGTACGTGTCCGACTTCGAGGagaccgacgacgagctcaaCGATATCGAGGACTGGCTCGGcagcgacgatgaagacgatgcggaggacgacgatgatgaggatgatgacgatgacgatgagggtGACAGCGAGGAGGataccaagaagaagactaAGGCTGgcgacaagaggaagagaggaaaggtCACCAAGATGAAGGCgcggaaaaagaaggagatcgAGGTGGAACACGAGACGGACAGGGAGAAGTTGCTTGCTTTCTAA